A region from the uncultured Holophaga sp. genome encodes:
- a CDS encoding oligosaccharide flippase family protein, with protein MSIRRNTVVNLCGALIPMAVMLVTVPLYIRILGDARFGVLSLVWLALGYFAFLEMGLGKATSNQIAQAEKAPPSVRSEILWTALSINAAMGLLGAALMWILGNILLAHFLHTTNAFRLEVRAALPWMAATLPLALISSVLNGALEGRNRFLELNVLQIITSALFQLVPLLVASRLGSSLAIVIPAAVVTRASMNLLFFAACCRYVPLTGHPAPCRERAMEQFKYGGWVAVTAAAGPLLETLDRFIIGATLGVAAVTHYIVPTQLVGKLRVVPGAMARALFPRFSSSSPEEAQSMATSSIQFLSVAMTALVIVCTLALRPFLDFWIGPNISHYSAPIGEILLIGIWFNSLAHVPYFFLQARGRPDIVAKIHALELPVFAVAAWGASILAGLRGVAVVWSLRCAIEAFLLFGLAGLFKATLKGPAIQALIIIGMTTAIQCLPGANISIRFVIALCIAAFALYKFKTYFYSFRHSKSYNS; from the coding sequence ATGAGCATCCGGCGCAATACCGTTGTCAATCTCTGTGGGGCCTTGATCCCCATGGCGGTAATGCTCGTCACAGTGCCCCTCTATATCAGAATCCTGGGGGATGCCCGTTTTGGAGTGCTTTCCCTTGTTTGGCTCGCCCTGGGCTATTTTGCTTTTCTGGAGATGGGCCTGGGCAAAGCCACCTCCAACCAGATCGCGCAGGCCGAAAAGGCCCCCCCATCCGTCCGTTCGGAAATTCTCTGGACCGCACTGAGCATCAACGCGGCCATGGGCCTCCTTGGTGCTGCCCTCATGTGGATCCTTGGCAACATCCTTCTCGCCCATTTCCTGCACACGACCAACGCCTTCCGCCTTGAAGTGCGTGCGGCATTGCCCTGGATGGCCGCAACCCTGCCACTCGCCCTCATCAGTTCAGTCCTCAACGGGGCTCTTGAAGGACGCAACCGCTTCCTTGAACTCAACGTCCTGCAGATCATCACCAGCGCCCTTTTCCAGCTAGTCCCCCTCCTGGTTGCCTCAAGGCTTGGGTCCAGCTTGGCGATTGTCATTCCCGCAGCGGTTGTAACAAGGGCCTCCATGAATCTGCTTTTCTTCGCAGCTTGCTGCCGATACGTGCCTCTCACAGGTCACCCCGCCCCATGCCGCGAACGCGCCATGGAACAGTTCAAATACGGCGGATGGGTCGCGGTCACCGCTGCGGCTGGGCCATTATTGGAAACCCTGGACCGATTCATCATCGGAGCCACTTTGGGGGTGGCAGCGGTAACTCACTACATTGTCCCAACCCAATTGGTGGGGAAGTTGCGGGTGGTCCCCGGAGCCATGGCCAGAGCACTCTTCCCGCGGTTCTCCTCCAGCTCGCCCGAAGAAGCTCAATCAATGGCGACTAGCTCCATTCAATTCCTATCGGTTGCGATGACGGCTCTTGTCATCGTTTGCACCTTGGCGCTGCGCCCATTCCTGGATTTCTGGATTGGACCAAACATCTCTCACTACTCCGCCCCAATCGGCGAGATCCTGCTCATCGGGATCTGGTTCAATTCATTGGCCCATGTGCCCTACTTCTTCCTACAAGCAAGAGGGCGCCCTGACATCGTCGCCAAGATCCACGCGCTCGAACTTCCTGTCTTCGCCGTGGCAGCCTGGGGGGCAAGCATTCTGGCAGGTCTCCGCGGAGTAGCGGTCGTCTGGTCACTGCGTTGTGCCATCGAAGCATTTTTACTTTTCGGTCTGGCAGGGCTTTTCAAAGCCACCTTGAAAGGACCCGCCATTCAGGCTCTCATAATAATTGGGATGACCACCGCCATTCAATGCCTGCCAGGCGCAAACATATCAATAAGATTCGTTATAGCCCTATGCATCGCCGCGTTTGCGCTATATAAATTTAAAACCTATTTCTATTCTTTTAGACACTCAAAGTCATACAATAGTTAA
- a CDS encoding GxxExxY protein, with the protein MAKLKSVTGAIIGAAFKVSNTLGLGFLETIYENALALELSISGLSVFRQHGIEVRDEGTLVGEFASEPAKRTTTA; encoded by the coding sequence ATGGCCAAGCTGAAGTCCGTTACGGGAGCCATCATCGGTGCGGCCTTCAAGGTCTCGAACACCCTGGGCCTTGGCTTTCTGGAGACGATCTACGAGAACGCCCTGGCTCTTGAGCTGTCCATATCCGGACTGTCTGTATTCCGGCAGCACGGGATCGAGGTTCGCGATGAGGGCACTCTGGTGGGGGAGTTCGCATCGGAGCCAGCCAAGAGAACCACAACGGCATGA
- a CDS encoding SLBB domain-containing protein, producing the protein MPHLRKSIPLLLVASLGAQDAAALIQGLKSAAGQGSVTPGATDTTPQTPTASPAMDTLQFQREQAEEDRLEKEIQELKTRENAPPRFAADLFELRQRSTTGTEGGIAEDYVLGVGDQVNLNAYGSATFSLPVQVDGRGEVVIPKVGSVKVAGLNLAKAKHRIQGLVQQNFSNTQVDVSVLKLREVRVFVMGEVYKPGSYLVPSLSSLVNVLGLSGGPTASGSFRQIRVMRGGKVIHVLDLYPLRAEGLGNMNFSLQNGDTLFVPLAFNQVSLVGPFARIQALLPLPAQAVPVQASPAQAGPVQGKGTDGAASSLKPLKPTQLQFELLPGESAQDALRYAGGLTPDAYPDLLSLKRQSAEGLTTVQDITATQLSRTELKRGDILTAYRRRDRLTHAVSLTGWARVTGTFGRMEGLRVGDLLKRDRQVLPDTYQARGEILRTREDGSTHFLAFDVSKALAGDPAHNLLLEDRDRIELFRVENMRLPQTVTISGPLTHPGTFPLAEGMRVSDLVFKGGIPKLEANRFYAELARYTDGKVSEVHQLDLSKLVSTEASSPLPLKDDALNPLLQADDQVTLYTKPQFRVHRTVQILGQVARPGSYVIDSEHFTLSDLVTRAGGLTPLAMPRSGIFIRPLNANPLTTATTAPPTDPSNTALPGTPASLSANGATPTLPGQAGQTATVPGTALPGSVQPQAPMVYPPIEPGDADAMAEHAAETQARTLGLTQILERLNETKLYVSNSTSALGKTGEPTLFRTPVLHGLNSDPLNRLVVNFEKALQKDPTQNVEMLDGDMVVIPRQTDAAMVLGEAATPFAYYKVTPGMSAGDLLQLAGGTTRNADTWNIRLLKADGRIQDSWVSWRKVEPGDALLIPQKIRRDVTWQENLTALTPLAILINAIRR; encoded by the coding sequence ATGCCCCATCTGCGGAAATCCATCCCCCTTCTCCTGGTGGCCTCCCTGGGGGCCCAGGATGCCGCCGCCCTCATCCAGGGCCTGAAATCCGCAGCAGGCCAGGGCTCAGTCACCCCCGGGGCCACCGATACCACCCCGCAGACCCCTACCGCCAGCCCGGCCATGGACACACTTCAGTTCCAGCGGGAACAGGCCGAGGAAGACCGCCTTGAGAAGGAGATCCAGGAGCTCAAGACCCGGGAGAACGCCCCGCCCCGCTTTGCCGCCGACCTCTTCGAACTGCGTCAGCGCAGCACCACCGGCACCGAAGGGGGCATCGCCGAGGACTACGTCCTGGGGGTGGGGGACCAGGTCAACCTGAACGCCTACGGCAGCGCCACCTTCAGCCTGCCCGTCCAGGTGGATGGCCGGGGCGAGGTGGTCATCCCCAAGGTGGGCTCAGTCAAGGTGGCGGGCCTGAACCTGGCCAAGGCCAAGCACCGCATCCAGGGGCTCGTGCAGCAGAACTTCTCCAACACCCAGGTGGACGTCTCGGTGCTCAAGCTCCGGGAGGTGCGGGTCTTCGTCATGGGTGAGGTCTACAAGCCCGGCAGCTACCTGGTCCCCAGCCTCAGCAGCCTGGTCAACGTCCTGGGACTCTCAGGCGGCCCCACCGCATCCGGATCCTTCCGCCAGATCCGCGTCATGCGGGGCGGCAAGGTCATCCATGTCCTGGACCTCTACCCCCTGCGGGCCGAGGGATTGGGCAACATGAACTTCTCCCTGCAGAACGGTGACACCCTCTTCGTGCCCCTGGCCTTCAACCAAGTCAGCCTGGTAGGCCCCTTCGCCCGGATCCAGGCCCTGCTGCCCCTGCCTGCCCAGGCTGTTCCTGTTCAAGCCAGTCCTGCTCAAGCCGGTCCTGTTCAAGGCAAGGGGACCGATGGTGCCGCCTCCTCCCTCAAACCGCTGAAGCCTACCCAACTCCAGTTCGAGCTCCTGCCCGGCGAGAGCGCCCAGGACGCCCTGCGGTACGCCGGTGGCCTGACACCGGATGCCTACCCCGACCTTCTATCTCTGAAGCGCCAGAGTGCGGAGGGCCTCACCACAGTCCAGGACATCACCGCCACCCAGCTCTCCCGCACGGAACTGAAGCGGGGGGACATCCTCACGGCCTACCGCCGCCGCGACCGCCTGACCCATGCCGTATCCCTCACGGGCTGGGCCAGGGTCACAGGCACCTTCGGGCGGATGGAAGGCTTGCGCGTAGGCGATCTCCTCAAGCGGGATCGCCAGGTGCTGCCCGACACCTACCAGGCCCGCGGCGAGATCCTCCGCACCCGGGAGGATGGCTCCACCCACTTCCTCGCCTTCGATGTCAGCAAGGCCCTGGCAGGGGACCCAGCCCACAACCTCCTGCTTGAAGACCGGGACCGCATCGAGCTCTTCAGGGTCGAGAACATGCGCCTTCCCCAGACGGTGACCATCTCCGGTCCCCTGACCCATCCAGGCACCTTCCCCCTGGCGGAGGGCATGCGGGTCTCGGATCTGGTCTTCAAGGGCGGCATCCCCAAGCTGGAAGCCAACCGATTCTATGCAGAACTCGCCCGCTACACGGATGGCAAGGTGAGTGAAGTGCATCAGCTGGACTTGAGCAAGCTGGTCAGCACCGAAGCGTCCAGCCCCCTGCCCCTGAAGGATGATGCCCTGAATCCTCTGCTTCAGGCCGACGATCAGGTGACCCTCTACACCAAGCCCCAGTTCAGGGTCCACCGCACCGTTCAGATCCTGGGGCAGGTGGCCCGCCCTGGCTCCTATGTCATCGACTCTGAACACTTCACCCTCTCGGATCTGGTAACCCGCGCGGGGGGCCTGACACCCCTCGCCATGCCCAGGAGCGGCATCTTCATCCGCCCCCTGAACGCAAATCCCTTGACCACGGCCACCACGGCCCCCCCGACAGACCCTTCAAACACCGCCCTCCCGGGCACGCCCGCATCCTTATCTGCGAACGGCGCCACCCCCACCCTCCCTGGACAAGCCGGCCAAACGGCCACCGTCCCCGGAACCGCCCTTCCGGGCTCCGTTCAGCCCCAGGCCCCCATGGTCTATCCCCCTATTGAGCCTGGGGATGCCGATGCCATGGCCGAGCATGCCGCCGAGACCCAGGCCCGCACCCTTGGGCTCACGCAGATCCTGGAGAGGCTGAACGAAACCAAGCTCTATGTCAGCAACTCCACAAGCGCCCTGGGAAAAACTGGGGAGCCGACCCTCTTCCGGACCCCCGTCCTCCACGGGCTCAACAGCGACCCCTTGAACCGGCTGGTGGTCAATTTTGAGAAGGCCCTCCAGAAAGACCCCACCCAGAACGTGGAGATGCTGGATGGCGACATGGTCGTCATCCCCCGGCAGACCGACGCCGCCATGGTCCTGGGCGAGGCCGCAACACCCTTCGCCTACTACAAGGTCACACCCGGCATGTCGGCGGGCGACCTCCTCCAGCTCGCCGGAGGCACCACCCGCAACGCCGACACCTGGAACATCCGCCTCCTCAAAGCCGATGGCCGCATCCAGGACTCCTGGGTCAGCTGGCGCAAAGTCGAACCCGGCGACGCCCTGCTCATCCCCCAGAAGATCCGACGGGATGTCACCTGGCAGGAGAATCTGACGGCGTTGACGCCGTTGGCGATCCTGATAAACGCAATCAGGAGGTAG
- a CDS encoding phosphotransferase, with protein MQVSLEPVDGARPYGIIQARSTLRWWLIPLEDARLTISSLHLIRPTQRTARLAVTALKVLSRIGMARLWCSHLVYMRGDPLFSTCFLPRAAKYAFFTGTDTPHRKVTVQIMDPTGGWLGFAKVTRNPHVAALLEHEAATLARLHDMKLTTALIPRVLFRHQEETLSVLLTDAPDRRCRPALRLGARHTAFLHELASRTASDSRTGKENLISQFNQRLAHIHSHVPPQWRSRLNQAISVLQNSPWDDYPSGLTHGDFTPWNMLLVDGHPYVYDWEYAEEGLPLSNDLIHFLLNTTPMRRQPASKRLNHLFAVLPPIIRKTTPQADPKDLAIIYLLTLHLRQIERNALHTNQSLTWDGEVEGAKMLDILLRLPAGDHQ; from the coding sequence ATGCAGGTTTCGCTGGAGCCAGTGGATGGGGCGCGCCCATACGGCATCATCCAGGCACGCTCCACCCTCCGCTGGTGGCTGATCCCACTCGAAGACGCCAGATTGACGATCAGCAGCCTCCACCTGATCCGCCCAACCCAACGGACAGCAAGGCTTGCGGTGACAGCCTTGAAGGTCTTGAGCAGGATTGGCATGGCACGGCTTTGGTGTTCTCACTTGGTCTATATGAGAGGAGACCCGCTGTTCAGCACCTGCTTCCTGCCGAGGGCAGCGAAGTATGCCTTCTTCACGGGTACCGATACCCCTCACAGGAAAGTAACCGTTCAGATCATGGATCCGACGGGCGGATGGTTGGGGTTCGCCAAGGTCACCCGCAACCCTCATGTCGCAGCCCTTCTCGAGCATGAAGCCGCAACGCTTGCACGACTTCACGACATGAAGCTCACCACGGCCCTGATTCCCAGAGTTCTGTTCCGCCACCAAGAAGAAACCCTTTCCGTGCTGTTGACAGATGCCCCTGACCGCCGATGCCGCCCCGCCCTGCGCCTGGGCGCTCGGCATACAGCTTTCCTGCACGAACTTGCATCGAGAACCGCCTCCGACAGCCGAACCGGCAAAGAGAACCTCATCTCTCAGTTCAACCAGAGGCTCGCCCACATCCACAGTCATGTGCCCCCCCAATGGAGAAGCAGACTGAACCAGGCCATCTCAGTTCTCCAGAATAGCCCTTGGGACGATTACCCATCAGGATTAACCCATGGGGATTTCACGCCATGGAATATGCTGCTCGTTGATGGACACCCCTATGTTTACGACTGGGAGTATGCCGAAGAAGGCCTACCGCTGAGCAATGACCTGATTCACTTTCTGCTTAACACCACGCCGATGCGCAGGCAGCCTGCGAGCAAAAGACTCAATCATCTTTTTGCGGTCCTTCCCCCCATCATCCGAAAGACCACCCCGCAGGCTGATCCAAAGGACTTGGCAATCATTTACCTTCTGACCCTCCATCTGCGACAGATCGAGCGGAACGCTCTCCACACGAACCAATCCCTCACTTGGGACGGGGAAGTCGAGGGGGCCAAAATGCTGGATATCCTTTTGCGCCTCCCAGCCGGGGATCATCAATGA
- the yidD gene encoding membrane protein insertion efficiency factor YidD, with protein sequence MYWALGLAVYLVAEAFLPVNAQPTAWVLRGAIRVYQLTLSPVLPSRCRFTPTCSQYGLEAIRRYGTLKGTALTSWRVLRCNPFCKGGHDPVP encoded by the coding sequence ATGTACTGGGCTCTGGGGCTTGCCGTTTATCTTGTGGCCGAGGCCTTCCTGCCGGTCAACGCGCAGCCCACGGCCTGGGTGCTGCGGGGGGCCATCCGGGTCTACCAGCTGACCCTGAGCCCCGTGCTGCCCTCGCGCTGCCGCTTCACACCGACTTGCAGCCAGTACGGGCTGGAGGCGATCCGCCGCTACGGCACCCTCAAGGGCACCGCTCTCACCAGCTGGCGGGTCCTGCGCTGCAACCCCTTCTGCAAGGGCGGCCACGACCCCGTCCCCTGA
- a CDS encoding glycosyltransferase family 4 protein, which translates to MKILHFILGKANKERANGVNQVIAGLAKYCARQGAEIRVIGKAETVGLEGESIQRDGFSVEAYSKWSSALHAALANGIQWADIVHLHGVFAPWNLLVGRMCERSGRPYVITMHDGLAPERGGRWKKYLFHLALQRTHLERAGGIHLLTEEEGTALMAAANPRYVFCVPNGIDLEDFPRPTPRPPQVPTSLTLGYLGRLSQEKNLEALCQAFSRVNAGDNLHLKIAGPDSNYGRSLVQSYAHCGVALSGPRFGSEKTDFIQSLDLFVHPSLCDAFSIAAMEVLALGTPLLITRTSKASYFYNNGTFFMCEPTAFGLEHGLRTALRQRETWSTRSRNGRLLIEEQLNWSTAAKRLLAEYDTILSRRLS; encoded by the coding sequence ATGAAAATTCTGCATTTTATCCTTGGGAAAGCAAACAAGGAACGCGCAAATGGCGTAAACCAGGTCATTGCTGGCTTGGCTAAATACTGCGCCCGCCAAGGAGCCGAGATACGGGTCATTGGCAAAGCTGAAACGGTAGGATTGGAAGGAGAATCCATCCAACGCGATGGATTCTCCGTCGAAGCCTATTCAAAGTGGTCCAGCGCACTACACGCAGCCCTTGCCAACGGAATTCAGTGGGCCGATATCGTCCACCTCCACGGCGTGTTCGCACCCTGGAACCTCCTGGTCGGAAGGATGTGCGAAAGATCCGGACGCCCCTATGTGATCACCATGCACGACGGGCTTGCCCCAGAGAGGGGCGGAAGATGGAAGAAGTACCTTTTCCACCTCGCACTCCAACGCACTCACCTGGAAAGGGCTGGCGGCATTCATCTGCTTACAGAAGAAGAAGGAACCGCATTGATGGCCGCTGCAAACCCCCGTTACGTGTTTTGCGTCCCGAACGGAATCGATCTTGAGGATTTCCCGCGACCAACCCCACGCCCCCCCCAGGTACCCACGAGCCTCACCCTTGGGTACCTGGGTCGCCTTTCCCAGGAAAAGAACCTGGAGGCTCTCTGCCAAGCCTTTTCCAGGGTCAATGCTGGAGACAATCTGCATCTTAAGATTGCGGGCCCCGATTCGAACTATGGCCGTTCTCTGGTCCAGAGTTACGCCCACTGCGGGGTGGCGCTTAGCGGCCCACGTTTCGGAAGCGAGAAGACCGATTTCATTCAATCTCTCGATCTGTTTGTCCACCCATCCCTTTGCGATGCCTTTTCCATCGCCGCAATGGAAGTTCTGGCGCTCGGCACGCCGCTCCTGATCACTCGCACATCTAAAGCTAGTTATTTCTACAATAATGGCACATTCTTCATGTGCGAACCGACGGCTTTCGGCTTGGAGCACGGTCTTCGCACCGCCTTGCGTCAAAGAGAGACTTGGTCGACCCGGAGCCGGAACGGAAGGCTTTTGATCGAAGAGCAGTTGAATTGGAGCACAGCCGCAAAAAGGCTCCTCGCTGAATACGATACGATCCTATCCCGGCGGCTCTCGTGA
- a CDS encoding response regulator has translation MGNEYTPTPDNPGRILVVDDLPGNLKVITMELKRYPFALTTCSSAEEAIAICADTAFEGILMDVSMPVVDGIEACRRIRAHPLNARTPLIFLSAVRIGTDWITEGIEAGGIDYLVKPYALPELLAKLRMLVRLSRQDQAALAGERHRALLEVAGGTAHELAQPLTKAQLMLEKLLRQEASPTREQLGQLHDCLEETTGILRQIQNLNTYITKPYAQGQILDLVQSSRNPHK, from the coding sequence ATGGGCAACGAATATACCCCCACCCCCGACAATCCAGGACGGATCCTCGTGGTGGATGACCTTCCTGGGAACCTGAAGGTCATCACCATGGAGCTCAAGCGCTATCCCTTTGCGCTGACGACCTGCAGCAGCGCGGAGGAGGCCATCGCCATCTGCGCAGACACGGCCTTCGAGGGGATCCTCATGGATGTGAGCATGCCGGTGGTGGACGGCATCGAGGCCTGTCGCCGCATCCGCGCCCATCCCCTCAATGCCCGGACCCCCCTCATCTTCCTCAGTGCAGTCCGCATCGGGACAGACTGGATCACCGAGGGCATCGAGGCGGGGGGCATCGACTACCTGGTGAAGCCCTACGCCCTGCCGGAGCTCCTGGCCAAGTTGCGGATGCTGGTGCGCCTCTCGCGCCAGGATCAGGCCGCGCTGGCCGGGGAACGCCACCGGGCGCTGCTGGAGGTGGCCGGGGGGACGGCCCACGAGCTGGCCCAGCCGCTGACCAAGGCCCAGCTCATGCTTGAGAAGCTCCTGCGCCAGGAGGCCTCACCCACCCGGGAACAGCTGGGGCAGCTCCACGACTGCCTGGAGGAGACAACCGGCATCCTCCGCCAGATCCAGAACCTCAACACCTACATCACCAAACCCTACGCCCAGGGGCAGATCCTGGACCTGGTGCAGAGCAGCCGGAATCCCCACAAGTGA
- a CDS encoding NAD(P)/FAD-dependent oxidoreductase translates to MLDVVIAGGGPAGGHLARLLAGRGRRVLLAEAIPHWQHNAFSSAGLPIEALERWDIPRHLAKAWWRGLEVISSHEHGLWMGPEPRGAVLDFGELRAHLAGEARARGAELRLGTRLVGWDALPEGGCRVRLACGGQVEEILTRVLVDATGPARAAFGMRKGVPSLYGVGLEYLVEVEQPLWERFGDRLAFYMGQDWAPGGYGWVFPMAPGRLKVGAGVFSIGRGKGDPALRPMIQKILDREFGAGFRLVETHGGLLRYTRGMADTYAHGPVLAIGDAVSTVNVLGGEGIRFAMEGAEIALPFVEAALEGGAPGFPGYEAALKRRFLKSWKQCEALAIRKYLEEGARFDRVVAILKRYELELLMEILFHYRFTHALLAMGPRYLLGKLWRMVRGR, encoded by the coding sequence GTGCTCGATGTCGTCATTGCCGGTGGTGGCCCCGCCGGGGGTCACCTGGCCCGTCTGCTGGCGGGGCGGGGGCGCCGGGTGCTTCTGGCTGAAGCCATCCCCCACTGGCAGCACAATGCCTTCAGCAGTGCGGGTCTGCCCATCGAGGCCCTGGAGCGCTGGGACATCCCGCGGCACCTGGCCAAGGCCTGGTGGAGGGGCCTGGAGGTGATCTCCAGCCATGAACACGGGCTCTGGATGGGGCCGGAGCCCCGGGGGGCGGTGCTGGACTTCGGAGAGCTGCGGGCGCACCTGGCTGGAGAGGCCCGGGCCCGGGGTGCGGAGCTGCGTCTGGGGACCCGCCTTGTGGGCTGGGATGCCCTGCCGGAGGGGGGCTGTCGGGTGCGGCTGGCCTGTGGCGGCCAGGTCGAAGAGATCCTGACCCGGGTGCTGGTGGACGCCACCGGTCCGGCGCGGGCGGCCTTCGGCATGAGGAAGGGGGTGCCCAGCCTCTATGGGGTGGGATTGGAGTATCTGGTGGAGGTGGAGCAGCCCCTTTGGGAGCGCTTCGGGGACCGCCTGGCCTTCTACATGGGGCAGGACTGGGCCCCCGGGGGCTATGGCTGGGTCTTCCCCATGGCGCCAGGGCGGCTGAAGGTCGGCGCCGGGGTTTTCTCCATCGGCCGGGGCAAGGGGGATCCCGCCCTCCGGCCCATGATCCAGAAGATCCTGGACCGGGAGTTCGGGGCGGGCTTCAGGCTGGTGGAGACCCACGGGGGGTTGCTGCGCTACACCCGGGGGATGGCGGACACCTATGCCCATGGCCCGGTGCTGGCCATCGGGGATGCGGTGAGCACGGTCAATGTGCTGGGGGGCGAGGGGATCCGCTTCGCCATGGAGGGGGCGGAGATCGCGCTGCCCTTCGTAGAGGCGGCGCTGGAGGGCGGAGCGCCGGGCTTTCCGGGATACGAGGCGGCCCTGAAGAGGCGCTTCCTCAAGTCCTGGAAGCAGTGCGAGGCCCTGGCCATCCGGAAATACCTGGAGGAGGGGGCGCGCTTCGACCGGGTGGTGGCCATCCTCAAGCGCTATGAGCTGGAGCTGCTCATGGAGATCCTCTTCCACTACCGATTCACCCATGCTCTGCTGGCCATGGGGCCGAGGTATCTGCTGGGCAAGCTGTGGCGGATGGTGCGGGGCCGTTGA
- the ispG gene encoding flavodoxin-dependent (E)-4-hydroxy-3-methylbut-2-enyl-diphosphate synthase, translating to MSQSLPSPLSPRRKTRRIMVGNVPVGGGAPISVQSMTKTDTRDVEATVAQIYEYTAAGCEIVRVTVPTEEAAQAFGEICARSPIPVVADIHFDYRLALKAADGGAACLRINPGNIGGQERVKAVVDKAGAKGIPIRIGVNAGSLEKELLEKFGHPTAEAMVASALHHLELLDREGFTHTKISLKASDVVRTVQAYRLLAEQVDCPLHLGITEAGTPWGGTIRSAAGMGILLAEGIGDTIRVSLTGPGSEECQVGHELLRSLNLRQGGFRLVSCPGCGRLQVDQHRLAREIETGLREIGDTGITYAVMGCVVNGPGEAREADLGVAGGNGQGLIYRKGELLRKVMEADILSAFLEEARKLKAERDAAK from the coding sequence ATGTCCCAGTCCCTTCCCAGCCCCCTGAGCCCCCGTCGGAAGACCCGCCGGATCATGGTGGGGAATGTGCCGGTGGGGGGGGGTGCCCCCATCTCGGTCCAGAGCATGACCAAGACGGACACCCGGGATGTGGAGGCCACCGTCGCCCAGATCTACGAATACACGGCGGCGGGCTGCGAGATCGTCCGGGTCACGGTCCCCACGGAGGAGGCCGCCCAGGCCTTCGGCGAGATCTGTGCCCGCAGCCCCATCCCCGTGGTGGCGGACATCCACTTCGACTACCGCCTGGCCCTCAAGGCCGCCGACGGCGGCGCGGCCTGCCTGCGCATCAACCCCGGCAACATCGGCGGGCAGGAGCGGGTGAAGGCCGTGGTGGACAAGGCCGGCGCCAAGGGCATCCCCATCCGCATCGGGGTCAATGCAGGGAGCCTGGAGAAGGAGCTGCTGGAGAAGTTTGGCCACCCCACCGCCGAGGCAATGGTCGCCAGCGCCCTGCACCATCTGGAACTGCTGGACCGGGAGGGCTTCACCCACACCAAGATCAGCCTCAAGGCCAGCGATGTGGTACGGACGGTCCAGGCCTACCGCCTGCTGGCCGAGCAGGTGGACTGCCCGCTCCACCTGGGGATCACCGAGGCGGGGACCCCCTGGGGAGGCACCATCCGCAGTGCGGCGGGCATGGGGATCCTCCTGGCCGAGGGCATCGGTGACACCATCCGGGTCTCCCTCACGGGGCCCGGCAGTGAGGAGTGCCAGGTGGGCCATGAGCTCCTGCGCAGCCTCAACCTCCGCCAGGGGGGCTTCCGCCTGGTGAGCTGTCCCGGCTGCGGGCGCCTGCAGGTGGACCAGCACCGCCTCGCCCGGGAGATCGAGACAGGGCTGCGGGAGATCGGGGACACCGGAATCACCTATGCGGTGATGGGCTGTGTGGTCAACGGCCCCGGTGAGGCCCGGGAGGCGGATCTCGGGGTGGCCGGGGGCAACGGACAGGGCCTGATTTACCGGAAGGGGGAGCTGCTGCGGAAGGTGATGGAGGCGGACATCCTCTCGGCCTTCCTGGAAGAGGCCCGCAAGCTCAAGGCAGAGCGGGATGCGGCGAAGTAG